The Thermasporomyces composti region ATGATGAACGTCGTTCCCCGACCACAGTGAATGGATCGTCCGTGCCCGTACCAGTTCAGGGATCCGTGCCGCAGCCGGGACAGACCGACCCGGCGCTGATCCGGAACTTCTGCATCATCGCGCACATCGACCACGGCAAGTCGACGCTCGCCGACCGCATGCTGCAGCTCACCGGGGTGGTCGACGAGCGCGTCATGCGGGACCAGTACCTGGACCGCATGGACATCGAGCGTGAGCGGGGCATCACGATCAAGAGCCAGGCCGTCCGACTGCCGTTTCGGGCGACGGCGGGCGAGCACGCCGGGACGACCTTCGTCCTCAACCTCATCGACACTCCCGGGCACGTCGACTTCACCTACGAGGTGTCCCGCTCGCTGGCCGCCTGCGAGGGGGCGGTCCTGCTGGTCGACGCGGCGCAGGGGATCGAGGCGCAGACGCTCGCCAACCTCTACCTCGCGCTCGACGCCGACCTGCAGATCATTCCCGTGCTCAACAAGATCGACCTGCCGTCGGCGCAGCCGGACAAGTACGCCGCGGAGCTCGCGAGCATCATCGGCTGCGACGAGAGCGAGGTGCTGCGGGTCTCCGCCAAGACGGGGGAGGGTGTCGAGAACCTCCTCAACGAGATCGTCAGGCGGGTGCCCCCGCCGGAGGGTGACCCGGACGCGCCGCCGCGGGCGCTCATCTTCGACTCGGTCTACGACACCTATCGCGGGGTCGTCACCTACATCCGGGTCGTCGACGGGAGCATCTCCCACCGGCAGCGCGCGCTGATGATGGCGACGAAGGCGTCGCACGAGATCCTCGAGATCGGCGTCATCTCCCCAGAGCCCGCTCCGGGCCAGTCGCTCTCGGTGGGGGAGGTCGGCTACATCATCACCGGCGTCAAGGACGTCCGGCAGTCCCGCGTGGGTGACACGGTGACCGTCACCGCCAACCCCGCGGGGACCCCGCTGGGGGGCTACCGTCACCCGAAGCCGATGGTCTACGCCGGGCTCTACCCGGTCGACGGCGACGACTATCCCGACCTGCGGGACGCGCTGGAGAAGCTCCAGCTCAACGACGCGGCGCTGACCTTCGAGCCGGAGACGTCGGGCGCGCTGGGCTTCGGGTTCCGCTGCGGCTTCCTCGGCCTGCTCCACATGGAGATCGTGCGGGAGCGGCTGGAGCGCGAGTTCGACCTCAACCTCATCTCGACCGCGCCCAACGTCGTCTACCGGGTGCAGATGGACGACGGCAGCGAGGTAACCGTCACGAACCCGAGCGAGTTCCCGAAGGGCAAGGTGGCGCAGGTCTTCGAGCCGGTCGTCCGGGCGACCATCCTGACGCCCGCCGACTACATCGGCGCGGTGATGGAGCTTTGCCAGTCCCGGCGCGGGCAGCTCCAGGGCATGGACTATCTGTCCGAGGACCGGGTGGAGATGCGCTACACGCTCCCCCTGGCCGAGATCGTCTTCGACTTCTTCGACGCCTTGAAGAGCCGCACCCGCGGGTACGCCTCGCTCGACTACGAGCCCACTGGTGAGCAGCCGGCCGACCTGGTGAAGGTCGACATCCTGCTCCACGGGGACCCCGTCGACGCGTTCAGCGCGATCGTCCACCGCGACAAGGCGTACTCCTACGGTGTCTCGATGGCCCAGAAGCTGAAGGAGCTCATCCCGAGGCAGCAGTTCGAGGTGCCGATCCAGGCCGCGATCGGCTCCCGCGTCATCGCCCGTGAGACGATCCGCGCGCTCCGCAAGGACGTTCTGGCCAAGTGCTACGGCGGGGACATCACCCGCAAGCGCAAGCTGCTCGAACGTCAGAAGGAAGGCAAGAAGCGGATGAAGATGGTCGGGCGGGTCGAGGTGCCCCAGGAGGCCTTCATCGCGGCGCTGTCGGCGACGGAGCCCAGCGGGAAGAAGTAGGCCGTTGTATGGCCGCGTCAAACCGGATCGCGGCCCCTTGTGGGCGTGGAGCCTGGCGTGCCGGTCGCTCGTGCACCACGATGGTCGCGGCGAGTTGACGACGCGTGACCGCATCGCGCGTCCGACCCGCCTCGTTCGTGGTGAGATGCCTGGGTTCGGGCGGCGCTCGCCGCGAGAGACGTGGGCCGCCGGGCTGTTGGGCGCAACGGCCCGGCTGATCGCAGAAGGTGGAGGGACGCGATGTCCAGCGACCTGATTCGGGGCGCCACGCCCCGCCAGCCCGACCAGTCCAAGGTCGACAACCGCGCACCCACCGTGCCACGGATGATCTTCGACCGGATCTCCGCCACCCCGGACGCCCCGGCATTCAGCTACCCGGTGGGTGATCGCTGGGAGTCGGTTACCTGGCGTGAGGCGGGCGAGCGGATTCGCCACATCGCCGCCGGCTTGATCTCGCTCGGCATCCAGCCGGAGGAACGGGTCGCGATCGCGTCGACGACGAGGTACGAGTGGATCCTCGCCGACTTCGGCATCATGTGCGCGGGTGCCGCCACCACGACCATCTACCCGACGACCACCTCGTCCGAGGTCGCCTACATCATCGGTGACTCCGGGAGCCGGGTGGTCTTCGCCGAGGACGACGACCAGGTCAAGAAGATCCGGGAGCACCGTGCGGAGCTTCCCGACCTCCGCCTGATCGTGACGTTCGACGGCTCCGCGGACCTCGGTGGTGAGGTCATCACCTTGGCCGACCTGGAGGCGCGGGGGCGCGACCACCTCGCCAGGAACCCGTCCGCGGTGGAGGACGCCAGCGCCGCCGTCGGCCCGGACAGCCTCGCGACCTTGATCTACACCTCTGGGACGACCGGCAAGCCCAAGGGTGTGCGGCTGGTCCACGACTGCTGG contains the following coding sequences:
- the lepA gene encoding translation elongation factor 4 codes for the protein MPVPVQGSVPQPGQTDPALIRNFCIIAHIDHGKSTLADRMLQLTGVVDERVMRDQYLDRMDIERERGITIKSQAVRLPFRATAGEHAGTTFVLNLIDTPGHVDFTYEVSRSLAACEGAVLLVDAAQGIEAQTLANLYLALDADLQIIPVLNKIDLPSAQPDKYAAELASIIGCDESEVLRVSAKTGEGVENLLNEIVRRVPPPEGDPDAPPRALIFDSVYDTYRGVVTYIRVVDGSISHRQRALMMATKASHEILEIGVISPEPAPGQSLSVGEVGYIITGVKDVRQSRVGDTVTVTANPAGTPLGGYRHPKPMVYAGLYPVDGDDYPDLRDALEKLQLNDAALTFEPETSGALGFGFRCGFLGLLHMEIVRERLEREFDLNLISTAPNVVYRVQMDDGSEVTVTNPSEFPKGKVAQVFEPVVRATILTPADYIGAVMELCQSRRGQLQGMDYLSEDRVEMRYTLPLAEIVFDFFDALKSRTRGYASLDYEPTGEQPADLVKVDILLHGDPVDAFSAIVHRDKAYSYGVSMAQKLKELIPRQQFEVPIQAAIGSRVIARETIRALRKDVLAKCYGGDITRKRKLLERQKEGKKRMKMVGRVEVPQEAFIAALSATEPSGKK